Proteins encoded together in one Anopheles darlingi chromosome 3, idAnoDarlMG_H_01, whole genome shotgun sequence window:
- the LOC125954167 gene encoding ecdysone-induced protein 74EF — MHFWIDKRSQACGFGRARVAASLSGGGGLGFGHPRRVPRKSMVTPIHRFQTVDCTRPHFYRQQQQQQQQQQQQQPQPSQVNSGASVTHNTSTHASQQHQHQQQQQTQSHHHHHHHHPHNHNHNLPALPPPSHQSQSQQPLLSTVAPLASNQQVHQVQLHSGTHYNSHSTSTSGILPAPSPYPQSSSPSLQPSASPNHAHNYHVPVSMNHIYSASAQASGAEIEHSSIGTIGQHAQQQQHVGHDAQLLPAHLKCGMWASLALATVFVAGAKFYFDHQGTGLEVLIFCAFSATFFLAACTVSLWRRPRDLQIPGNNVISETISNAEQSSLQNNPELMSSQPSPLLNGSVGHGIPGGMLGTASHQQQQQQQQQQHASLASIVAPPPPYHIAILLPETTKETDETPPPSYDKIVI; from the exons ATGCATTTTTGGATTGACAAACGATCGCAAGCGTGTGGTTTCGGTCGAGCCCGGGTGGCAGCATCCTtgtccggtggcggtggtctggGTTTCGGCCATCCGCGCCGAGTCCCGCGTAAGTCAATGGTCACCCCAATCCATCGGTTTCAGACGGTCGACTGCACCAGGCCGCACTTctaccgccagcagcagcagcagcaacagcagcagcaacaacaacaaccgcaaccatCACAAGTAAACTCAGGCGCATCGGTCACGCACAATACGTCCACTCATGCCAgtcaacagcatcagcatcagcagcaacagcaaactcaatcccatcatcatcatcaccatcatcatccccacaaccacaaccataACTTGCCGgcgttgccgccgccgtcgcatCAAAGCCAAAGCCAGCAGCCACTGTTATCGACTGTAGCACCGCTTGCGAGCAATCAACAGGTGCATCAGGTGCAGCTGCACAGTGGCACCCATTACAattcccacagcaccagcaccagcggcataCTACCTGCGCCATCGCCTTATCCACAGTCCAGCAGCCCCAGTTTGCAACCGAGCGCGTCCCCAAACCACGCTCACAACTACCACGTACCTGTGTCGATGAATCACATCTATAG TGCATCCGCACAAGCTTCGGGAGCCGAGATCGAACACAGTAGTATCGGTACGATCGGTCAgcacgcacaacaacaacaacacgtcgGCCACGATGCACAGCTACTACCGGCGCACCTTAAGTGTGGCATGTGGGCATCCCTGGCACTGGCTACTGTGTTTGTGGCCGGTGCCAAGTTTTACTTCGACCATCAG GGCACCGGCTTAGAGGTACTGATATTTTGCGCATTTTCGGCCACCTTCTTCCTGGCGGCCTGCACCGTGTCACTATGGAGGCGTCCGCGGGACCTGCAAATTCCAGGCAACAATGTGATATCGGAGACAATCTCCAACGCAGAGCAAAGCTCCTTGCAG AACAACCCTGAACTGATGAGCAGCCAACCTTCGCCGTTGCTGAACGGAAGTGTGGGCCATGGGATACCGGGTGGTATGCTAGGAACGGCaagccatcaacagcagcagcagcaacagcaacagcagcatgcctCATTAGCCAGCATAgtggcaccaccgccaccctaCCACATAGCGATACTGCTGCCGGAGACCACCAAGGAAACGGATgaaacgccaccaccatcgtatGATAAAATAGTGATATAA